The sequence ACTGTATTTCAGATTTTATGTAATACCAAGTTTCGACACTTCCGTTGAAGGTGATCTATATTTAAGATTCCAAGTTAATTATTCGCCACAAAGCAGGCGGATGCGGCAATAATATACATTTAACGTAAAAACCCTTCCACGACATCAGTGTGTTTTACTTATTACTGACACCTCAGCGTCTAGAAAACTTATTTACAAAAGTCCTGAAAGACGACAGTGAGGTAACGTAAACGGAAGCAAGGTTAGCTGCCTTTAAATCTGCCTGATGAAAAGGGTTTAACAGTTGCCTCTCAAAACACAAACCCACATACATTCTAACATTATTATTTGGGGGGTTAAAACATACAGCAAATTGTTTGTagttcctttaattttctggCATAAAATAATATCTCAAGTTGGGTATGCGTTTCGTTGGCTCAGGCAGCCACTCGGCTTTTCCTGTCTATTGGCAACATCACAACTTGTCGACTAAACCGGAGTCAGCAGGTAaaagttaaaatattttaccgAACTTTTTTACTCATAAGCTTTTCTCTGTATGTAATGTTGTGTCATATTATTGTATACCTTTAACATTCATTGTATATATTGCCGATCCCAAAAGATGCAAGTTCGGGAAGTGTTTGAAGTAAACTGTTGACTGAGTTGTTCAGATTTTCACTCCATGTGATTATGTGACACTTTTCTTTATGACACCATCAGTTTTGAATCAATATGGAAAACAGAATCATAATTTTCTCTAAACGCTTTAAAAGTACTGACGTGCGTCATTGTAACCCTGCTTTgttgacaacaacaacaataacctTATTGTTTCAGCTGAGATGATCCACAGTGTGTTCCTCATTAATTACACGGGAGACATCTTCCTGGAGAAACACTGGAAGAGCGTCATCAACCGTAGTGTGTGCGACTATTTCTTCGAAGCTAAGGAAAAGGCACTGGAACCTGAGAATGTGCCTCCCATCCTGCAGACCCCGCACCACTATCTCATTAATATATACAGAGGGAAGCTCTTCTTCCTCGCTGTCATCCAGACTGAAGTGCCTCCACTGTTTGTCATTGAATTCCTGCACAAGGTTGCAGAGACACTTCAGGTAAGAGGTAGACACACGTTTCAAGGATATACACCAGATCCTCAAATGATTTTGCATACAACAGGACTACTTTGGCGAATGCTCTGAAAGCGTGATCAAAGACAACCTGGTGACGGTGTACGAAATCCTCGAAGAGATGCTGGACAACGGTTTTCCGCTGGCAACCGAGTCCAACGTCCTGAAGGAGATGATCAGACCTCCCACCATTCTTCGATCAGTCGTCAATACTCTCACAGGTAAATAGATGGCGGATGATGTTTACTTGATCTCAAAATGTGCGTGAATACGGTCGAAAacttgtgtttcttctcaggGGGAAGCAATCTTGGAGACACGCTTCCCACGGGCCAGTTGTCCAATATTCCCTGGAGGCGCGTTGGTGTGAAATACACCAACAATGAAGCATACTTTGACGTCATTGAGGAAATAGATGCCATTTTGGACAAATCAGGTTTGTAGATGCTCTCTACTGAGATGTCCACTGTCGACTGagcaacacaaataaaaatggatggatgagtccACACTGTCACTGTCATATGTCATGTAAGGTCCATTTTAATAAACTGTGCTTTTTGTTCAGGTTCCACAGTGTTTGCAGAGATTCAAGGTGTGATTGAAGCCTGCGTCAGACTCACAGGGATGCCCGACCTCACGCTGTCCTTTATGGTGAGCGCTCAGCTTTAATAGATACAGTACAATGGTGCCTTgacttaaaaatgaaaatgccaaTATAAGAACAACAGTTTGTGTCATGATTATATGCATTCATTTAAcgatttgcaaatttttgcTTTATGAATTGAAGAATCCCCGTCTCCTGGACGACGTCAGCTTTCACCCTTCAGTCCGTTTCAAGCGCTGGGAATCGGAGCGCGTCCTCTCTTTCATCCCGCCCGACGGCAACTTTACCCTCATGACTTATCACGTCAGCTCACAAAAGTATGCGCAGACAATACTGAATGACTTCACCGCTCGCTGTTTGTCTCCATCTTACTTATTCCAAAAAACCTTCAATATCCTTTTGGGATCATCTTAACCAACCGCCGTTGCCTTCCCCAGTCTTGTCGCCATTCCGGTTTACGTGAAGCAGAACATCAGCTTTATGGAGACAGGCCCTTGCGGCCGTCTGGACATCACAATCGGACCCAAGCAGACGATGGGGAAGACGGTGGAGGGACTGCTGGTCACCATCCACATGCCCAAAGCTGTGCTCAATGCCAACCTCACTGCCACGCAGGGGAACTACACGTATGACCTCGCCACCAAGGTGAATGCCCATTCAGCTCATAAGATGCCATACGTTTGTGTCTTGCCGATAAATCAGGGACTGAGGAGTCATTATATAGCACTCACTCAGAAAAGTACAATGGATGTCTTTTACCACCATCATGCAACCTGACTTTACGTATCATTAACAAAGTACGGTACTTTATATCCTGCTCACTTAAAAATGTGGTTCATTCGCTACGACATAGCTTTAGTTGTGTTACTAAAAGCACCCATGCGTGCTTTTGTGTAGGTTTTGGTGTGGGACGTGGGCAAACTAAACCCACAGAAGCTTCCAAACCTGCGAGGCAGCCTGAGCGTGCAATCGGGTGCTCCAAAACCGGAGGAGAACCCCTCGCTCAACATTGACATGAAAATTCAGCAGCTAGCCATATCAGGTGATACAAATAACGGGTCAGTGTCACAATGTGTTGTTCCAATAACGAACACAATGAACATTTGTTCCCTGCAGGTCTGAAGGTGAACCGTCTGGACATGTATGGGGAGAAGTACAAACCCTTTAAAGGGGTCAAATACCTCACTAAAGCTGGGAAATTCCAAGTGAGGACCTGACTCAGTCACCGCTCGACAATCGTGCTCCAGACTCGACGCTCCAAATCTATCCAAACCTCGCAGCATTGTTCACaaatcattttgcattttaacaattatttattaaatccATGTTATGGCATTACAGGCTCTGTACATAAAAGTGGCTTATTTGTAGCCTCTAAAGGGAAGCCTTagttataataataacaatattaATACTATAAATCACCTTGCTATGTGACCAATTCCTCcgaatgtgttttttcttaaGGGAATGTGTTGCTTTGTAAATGAGCCCACACAATCATTCTTAAAATATTGCTTGCACGTTGCCTTTCTGTTTAACATAGTTTTCTACTTATATTGTGAAAAACTACGCAATGCCTTAGTACACCTTGGAAATGTGGCCTTGTAAGGTGCTTCCTTCAGGACTGGAAAGCAATCTATTTTATGGCACAGTTATCTGCTAACTATTATGCCTGGTTTTGATTGGCTGTGGAGAACACCGACTTAGAAATATGCACAATCTTTATGTGGTCTTGAATGCAACTTTCTATCTTACTTATTCTTGCTTTTGCACAAGCCTTtctctgtgaaaaaaaagttcactaTCAGTCTAAGTGCACAAGAGgtattataaaaacatttgagaatATAACATACTCTACtcatgtgtgattttttttttttacatgaatgTGCATGTCACCATGCAATTTTGGATTGTCGCTGTTTTCTGCAGTGTTTCACAAGATTTCCCTTTTGTTGCAATGCGTACatgaaaatcttgaaaatgcaTCTGCAAGTCAGCAATATAAATGAAAAAGCAGAATAAAATTCTGTTGAATAGTAAAATTTAGTTAAGTGGTTATTATTTGATTTGGTTGAAacgtttgaatataaaaaaaaaaatggaagtgcTGGAAACAGTTTTTGATATCTAATAGTGTCAGGTGTTGCAACATTTCTTGGCTCAAAGTCATTCATAATCAGTCTTTTTATTCTTCCAAGGCACAAACAGCGCATGTGTTTGCATGGCCAAGAGCTCTCGGGATACATTCAGGGTGCATGAGACAcatcacacatgtacacatgtacatactgtaatgtACATAACACACTGTCGCTCTCAGCAAGCGGCTGCTACATGCTCACTACATTCAAGTCCCTTTAATGCCGTGCTTGTTTCTCCTcacgtgtgcacacacacactgattcTCCATTTAGAAGTTATATTTGCCCAGCAATCATACAAAAGTTGATATAAACCataaaatgaaagtgaaacaaGCGCTTGCGGTTGCATGTAATTTGGTTAATTTGTGACGCCACCACTCCAAATACACGATGACCCCCCCCCTTGAACAGTTCAACTGTTAAGGAGATAGGACATACAGGAAAGTAAATGTTATATATATtgctaaaaaaatatgtgaaatATGACAGAATAAAATGTATGATGGTGGTAATGGGCTGTTGAAGCGTTATAGATTTAAAATGTAGTTGAGTAATTTCCAATGCATTATTTggctttaaaattaaataaataaaaaaacaagcagccaTAAAAATTTCACAGTTTAAATAGGGATGGACATTTGATTGGCTATGAAcataattttaatttgaatatgTTTCAACAATCTGAATGATCTTAACTTTTCATAGACCTGTGTAGTcgtcaatgtttttctttgaacaGCAAATTGACCCTGAGACAGTCTTGCACTCCAATTTACATCAATTAAAATGGCTAATTACCAGTAAATTTGATCATTATGCCCATCcctattaataataatgagttgTCATGCACTCAGCTAATGCTAAGCAAATAATTTGTTACTTCGGCAATCACTCAATCATGAACTAAAACATTTCATCGCCAACCATTTCCAATCCAGAAGACTTCATGTAGTTCAAGTACAAGCGAATTGTAGGCGAAGATGTCATACCTTCAAATCGACACTCAATCAGCAGCGTTAATTATTCAAAGTAAACATGAGCGGAGGAGAGTGCCGTCCTTAAGCCTTTTAAAGTTGGTGAGGATCTCTCATAGGTGACtatacacacaaaacacaaatctCTGTTAAACACAAAAGTCCTATCATAATGTCTCAAGTTGCCTTTtagaaaatagaaaacatctttatgcaaaaaatatattgctaCCTGCAATCAACAtaccaaaaatatatattaataaaaacGCTTCCTTCGTGTCCACTTAAAAACAGACAGGAAGAGCTTTAAATGAAGCACATCTACAGTGGATGATGGAGAATCATCTATGTTGCTACttcattctttttgtgtgctgctgttcacaaaGTCATTGCTGCCTTTATTGGTACCAGGGGGTTTTGCGTACCCAGCGGAGGGTGAATCCTGCATCCGTGCGGATCTTGATGGAGGCCGCCTCAGCTTCCCGCACAGTCTCCTTTACGGACTGCATCAGGTTCTGGGCGTTGTGGACCAGCATCTCTGTGGCCTGCACAAATCAACGAGACAATGGGAACGGAGTCATGACACCAGAatgaatttttgtttgaatttgttaTGGGGGACATGTTatggaaaatacattttgttgtttgtttagtctCTAATGCCTGCAAACCCATAAAGTGTGACAATAATGgtaatttatttcaaactaTGCACTGTGATCAAATAgtcaaatgaacattttacCTGCTCGGACTCCTCTTCGCTAATGTTTGTTCTACCCAACATAGTTGCTTTCACGGTGGAGAGGATCTTCAACTGAGTACTGATGGTGGGGATCCGCTCACACACCttcaacaagaaaaacaaaaatgagaaaaaaatactttgggATTTCAGTGGATGGATTGTCTTCCAAATAGTGTTTTATCATTGGGGCAAGCAATTGCAGCAGTGCTCTACGAGTCCTGCAGAGGGCAGTATTGTAAAGAAGAATCTTTTCTCACAATGGAGTTATTCAACAAAGCTAATATAAGTAAAACAtttacttttgttgtttgtgcttGTTAGAAAAGCACATCAGACAACAAGAAAGATTATTGTCGTTTTCTGTGTCCCGTTTTTGTATTAAAAACCAACCTGCAGCAGGTTGGTCCTGATGCGTCTATCCGTGCACTGCTTGGCCACTTCCTTGGCGAGTCTCGTCACCTCGTCCGATGCCTTGGCGATGTCCTTGGCGCATTGGATCAACGCTCGCTTGTTACCGCTGCCGCCGCGCACCAGCCGGGACATCTCGGCCATCAGCAGAGCCATGCGTTTGGCGGCCGCGATGATGTCGTTGCCCTGAGACAAGGGAGTAATAAGATGAGGAGAATGTCCAAGCATAATATTAAAGGAGGgttaaaaatcatgaaaatgttAATGACAAGCATCCATTTAGTCATTTGCATGCAGTATGCACACAGAATATCGTGAAATTCCCATGCGTGCTGACTCGTTTCTCAGTGCTTTAAGGTTAGTAACCATGACATCACCCAGACCTCTTTGGGAAACTGTCATCCTTGGCATCActggttgccatgacaacgaGTGATTGACAACAGCAAGATTCCTACATAAGGGCGGGAAATCCTGAAGCTAGTTGGGcatcgatttaaaaaaagccaTTCCATCAAGTGTCAACCTTTAGTACAACTTTAGCATCTGAGCAGCCACAGCTGGTTGGAGGTTGCCATGGTAGCGGCAGATGCAATCGGTTTGAGTGACGCTTTGTTTTCGCATGCGTGTGGAGAGAGAAGTGGTGGAGTCAAATAATCCAGCGGCAAAAATGCGCTTGTGACGTCAAGTCAGACCTTGCTAGACCACTTGCGCGCCTCCTGGTGCAGAGCCTGGGCGGCCGCCAGCATGGGTTGATTGACAGGCTGGTTGGAGGgcatcagcagcagctcgGGCTCATAGTCATCCTCACCATCAGTGAACTCATCTTCATCGTCTACCTCTACTGCCTCCTGGCAGGGCAAGGCGGGGAAGGGGTGTATTGCCGGTGGTTGGATTGATTGgggagggaagggggaggaggggagagaGCCAGGAGGCGTTTAGTACACCACGAGAAGCAGTAGGTGGAAGAACAGAGGAAGAATTGAAGGAGGAGTACAGGCATCATGGAGGAGTAGGAAGGGAAGGC is a genomic window of Syngnathus acus chromosome 15, fSynAcu1.2, whole genome shotgun sequence containing:
- the ap3m1 gene encoding AP-3 complex subunit mu-1 isoform X1 — its product is MRFVGSGSHSAFPVYWQHHNLSTKPESAAEMIHSVFLINYTGDIFLEKHWKSVINRSVCDYFFEAKEKALEPENVPPILQTPHHYLINIYRGKLFFLAVIQTEVPPLFVIEFLHKVAETLQDYFGECSESVIKDNLVTVYEILEEMLDNGFPLATESNVLKEMIRPPTILRSVVNTLTGGSNLGDTLPTGQLSNIPWRRVGVKYTNNEAYFDVIEEIDAILDKSGSTVFAEIQGVIEACVRLTGMPDLTLSFMNPRLLDDVSFHPSVRFKRWESERVLSFIPPDGNFTLMTYHVSSQNLVAIPVYVKQNISFMETGPCGRLDITIGPKQTMGKTVEGLLVTIHMPKAVLNANLTATQGNYTYDLATKVLVWDVGKLNPQKLPNLRGSLSVQSGAPKPEENPSLNIDMKIQQLAISGLKVNRLDMYGEKYKPFKGVKYLTKAGKFQVRT
- the ap3m1 gene encoding AP-3 complex subunit mu-1 isoform X2, with the protein product MIHSVFLINYTGDIFLEKHWKSVINRSVCDYFFEAKEKALEPENVPPILQTPHHYLINIYRGKLFFLAVIQTEVPPLFVIEFLHKVAETLQDYFGECSESVIKDNLVTVYEILEEMLDNGFPLATESNVLKEMIRPPTILRSVVNTLTGGSNLGDTLPTGQLSNIPWRRVGVKYTNNEAYFDVIEEIDAILDKSGSTVFAEIQGVIEACVRLTGMPDLTLSFMNPRLLDDVSFHPSVRFKRWESERVLSFIPPDGNFTLMTYHVSSQNLVAIPVYVKQNISFMETGPCGRLDITIGPKQTMGKTVEGLLVTIHMPKAVLNANLTATQGNYTYDLATKVLVWDVGKLNPQKLPNLRGSLSVQSGAPKPEENPSLNIDMKIQQLAISGLKVNRLDMYGEKYKPFKGVKYLTKAGKFQVRT